The Polyangium mundeleinium genome contains the following window.
CACGTGCACTCGCGATGGCGGCTCCCCAGGAGCGAGCGAGTCTGCTCACCCGCAACGATCGTGTGGCAACCTGGCTGGGCCGGACGGTGGTGCTAGGCGGCGGAGCGCGCCGATTCTTCCACCAGGTTCGCGCCACGGAGTGCTGCGACGTTCGCCAAGTGATCCGCGCGCTGCGCGGGCAGCAGCTTGAAGGATGAGCATGACGGGGACGGTGTCCGGATGGATGGACAGGGGGACCCGGACCTGTCCAGAATCGCCGCGTCAGCCGGCCCCGGCGACCCGCCTCCCGGCGACCCATACCTCGGCGAGATTCGCGCGGGAGGCCGTGTAGACGATTTTCGCGAGGACATCCTCGGGCGCGTCGAGCTCGTCGAAGAGCCGGATCGTGCCGTTCGGAGCCACGGTGTCGACGCGGACGGCGTCGAAGTGGTAGCCGGGTGCGAAGCGGCCGACCGGGAGATCGAGCGCGTCGGCGCCCGCGGCGGTCGCGAGATGGAAGGCGTCGCGGATGTCGATGCGGGACGAGGGCCGGCCGCGTGTCTCCGGCGGCAGCGCCGGGTCGACGCCGCTCTCCAGCATGCGCGAGGCCGCGACGGCCCAACGGCAGGCGTCGAGCATGGAGGCGCTCGGGCCGCCGGAAATGTCCGTGCCCAGGCCGACGCGGACGCCCTTTGCGAGCGCCGCACGGAGCGGGAAGACCGCGTTCGAGAAATAGGCGTTCGACAGAGGACAATGCGCGATGCCCGCGCCGCGGGCGGCGATGCGGGCCATGTCGGAGGCCGTGATCAGGTTTGCATGGGCGAGGATCGATCGTCGCGTGAGGAGGCCGAAACGATCGAGGCATTCGGCGTCCGTCACCCCGTGGCGGGCGAGGACATAACCGTGCTCCCAGTCGCTCTCGGAGCAGTGGGTCTGGACGTGGCAGCCGGTTTCCTTGGCGATGACGCCGAGGCCCTCGAGCATCGCGTCGGTGCAGGAGGGGACGAACCGCGGCGTCACGACGGGGTGGACGAGGCCGCCCTCATTGGCCGGATGGGCGCGGACATAGTCGAGGAGCGCTCGGGTGCCTTGGAGGCCGGCCTCGGTCGAGGCGTCGCGGTAGAAGTCAGGGCATTCCTGCGGGTTGTCCATCGCGACCTTGCCCACGAGGGCGCGCTGGCCCTGTTCCAGGCAGGTGTCGACGAGGAGGCGGGTGGCTTCCTGATGGATCGTGGCAAAGTAGAGGGCCGTCGTGGTGCCGCTCGCGAGGAGGTCGGCGACGAGGGTTTTGTAGACCTTTTGCGCGAAGGCCGCATCGGCGTAACGGGCTTCCAGCGGGAAGGTGTGGCGCAGCCAGATTTCCAGCGGCACGTGGAGCGCCTTGCCGAGCTGCGGGTATTGCGGGGCGTGGATGTGGAGGTCGACGAAGCCGGGGATCACGTACGAGCCCGCGGGAAGCGTTACGAGCGTGCCGGCCCTCGACGCGGCGTTCCGGGCGTCGTCGTGGTGGGGGTCGCTCGATCGGGTCACGGTGGTGATCCGGCCCGCTGTGTCGATTTCGACGAGGGCGTCCTCCAGGACCTCGATGCCGCCGAGCACGGGCGCGTGGAAGAAGGTGCCGGCGAGGGTCTTGCCGTGAAGGTCGGTCATTTGGGTTGCTCTTCCTAGCATGCCCACGGTCGCTGCACGGCGGCGTTGCAGAGCGCGCCATGAAGCTGCTGGTGGAGGCCACAGCGCCAACGTGATAAACGTTGCGCATGATAGATCCTCTCACCGCTGATCTCGCGGCTTGCGTGCAGGCCCTCCGCACGGATCCGATCTTGACCGAGAGCACCCTGGCCATGATGGATTTTTGCCGCGGTCTCCTGTCGCGGGGAGAATCAGGTCTCGCGCTGGTGCGCGCGGTCGTGCGAGACAGCAGCTACAAGGCACGGCTCCGTGCGTGCGCCGCGCGCGTCCTGAGCCCGCACCTGGAGCCGGCCGACGTCGAAAATGCTTGCTCGCTGCTGCTGTCGGGAAAGCCTATCACGCGCTACATGGCCGCGGTGGCCTTGTGCCGCACGGCGTCCCCTGCGTCCGTCGACGCGCTGATCGAGGCCCTGGACGACGATGAGCTCATCGCGGACATGTATTGGGGTTTGTACGTGAGCGACGTTGCCGCGCTGGCGCTCACGCGCATCGGTGGAGCTGGCCAGCCTGCGCTTGCGGCCTGGGGCGAGAGGCGACGGCAAGACCTTCACAACCCCTCCTATCGCCTGGTGGCCGCCTGTGCCCTTGCGCGGGTCGGAGATGCGCAGGGACGCGCAGTCCTGGAAGAGCTCGTCGCGACGCAAAATGACTACATGGCCAGTGATGTGCTCGAAGCTTTGCGTGACGGTAGGGAAACATATTTGTAAGGCGTTTCGATGATTCCAATCACGGAGCCCCCCGCACCGCGATCGCCGTCGCGTGGATACGACTACTCTACCCGTGTCTTCCCGTGGACCGTCGTTCTTTCGGCCTTGCGTGCGAGGAGGCCCTCGTACTTGACCTCCGTGACGATGCGAACCTTCAGGCCGATCTCCGGATCCGTGTCATCGTACCACTCGAACACCGTGGTGTCGTTACTCTGCAAACGGGAGCCGGTGAACATTCGCTCGTCGTAGAGCACGAGTGCCGGTCCAGCTTCGCCAGTATATACCGTTGCCGTTCCGATTTTTTGCCCCTTCGAGACAACGGGGACCGCTACATTCTTGTGCGCGTTCCATTTCTCTCCTAGTGGGCTTCTCGCGCGAATCTGTCTGCGAAACCCGTCGTACGCCGTCTCCCATTGCGATGGCATGAGGGTGGCCAAAATACGATTGGCCTCGCTGCCCATGACGGGGCTATCGCCCGGCGTCAGAAACGGAACGTTGGGAGGCATCTTCAGCTTCCACTGGCCATTCTCTATGACGTACTGTTCGCCCGGCAAAGGCGGAGGATAACCGTCTTTCACCGCCTGGCGATTCAGTTGATCGGAATTCCAATGCTGAAAGTGTTTTCGCCTGGATGTCGGCGAGGTTTCCCGGGGGACGAGAGCTATCTTCCCTGATTTCGGTTCAATCTTGCCCGATGGGTCGACCATCATCGGATGCTCCGGCGTGCTGCCCGGCGTGATGTAGAGCTGGTACGCTCCCTTGTTGTTCGGATCCCGAGCATAGAAGTGGCCCTCGGGTGCTCGAGCGTAAGCCGTGTAGGGCGTCTCCTTGTTCTCGGACCCACCGAACTTCGCCGCGACGAAGTCCGGGCCTGCCTCGAAGTTCGTGAGCTTCTCCTCGTGCTCACGCACCTGCGCGCGTAGGTCCTCGAGGAGCTTGTTGTGCTTCTCTTCCTGGGCGGCGTCGAACTTCTTTCCGGCCGCCTCGTTCCCGCGTATCTCATGGCTGTACGACTGGATGAGATACGCGAGCTTTGCGAGCTCCATCGCCGAATAAAAGGCCTGCGAGCGCCAGGGCTGGCTGCCCGGATCCTTGGGGTCGGCCTTGCCCGAGAGCAACGCGCCGGCTCGATGGATCGCATGACGGACCCGGCCCGACAGGCCCATGTAACGGAACAACATCTTCGCCGCGATGGCGTGGCCGACGATCATCTTCGTGTCGGCACGGACGCCGGCAACCACGTGAATGTCCCTGATCAACCCGTAGTTGTCGAACTCGGGAACGGCCATGGCGTCCAGCGGCCCCACCGATTCCGACCGATAGACAGGGATCTCCCTTCCCGTGGCCATCTTCAGCAGGGAATGCACCGTCGGATCGGCGCGACGCCCCGGGGCGTGCGGCGCTTGTTCGCCGGCGCGCGTCTGTCTGTTTTTTCCCTCCATCACGAGGTGGTGCCCGACGGCGATCCCGAGATTCAGCAAGTGCGAGCCGAGGAGCTCCATGATCCGCGCCTGACGAATGCTGTCGGGCAGCGATTTGTCTTCGGAGATCGTCTTGATCTGCGCATAGAGATCGGCACCGGCCACGGCGACGCTCATCCCGTCGAGGCCAAAGCCGAAGATCATCAAGCCGAGCTGGCCCCCTGCGGAAACCGGGATCAGCTTGAGGGTGGCCGCCGCCCGCACGGCGCCGACCGGGGCGCTGAGGACGTTGATCACGTCCATCCACATGCTGAGATCGTTCGCGCGCAGCGTACCCAGGGCCGCGCGGCCGGCCAGCCGATACGCCGAGGGAATGGCGCCGACGACGCCGACCGGTATCATGATGGAGAGCATCATGCCGGGCGCGAGGAAGGGCGCGGCGGCCACCGTGGCCACGGAGATCGCCAGCGTGATGTTCTCGACGCTCTCCAACGCCAGCGCGGACAGGTCCTTCTCGATGCGAATCGTCCGCGTCGTTCCGGCCCCGCCGAACTCCCCTGCCATGTACGGAGGGATGTAGAGCGTACAGGATCCACGGCCATACCCGTGGCTGCTCTCGAGCAGCTTCGTCGCCGCGTCG
Protein-coding sequences here:
- the guaD gene encoding guanine deaminase; this translates as MTDLHGKTLAGTFFHAPVLGGIEVLEDALVEIDTAGRITTVTRSSDPHHDDARNAASRAGTLVTLPAGSYVIPGFVDLHIHAPQYPQLGKALHVPLEIWLRHTFPLEARYADAAFAQKVYKTLVADLLASGTTTALYFATIHQEATRLLVDTCLEQGQRALVGKVAMDNPQECPDFYRDASTEAGLQGTRALLDYVRAHPANEGGLVHPVVTPRFVPSCTDAMLEGLGVIAKETGCHVQTHCSESDWEHGYVLARHGVTDAECLDRFGLLTRRSILAHANLITASDMARIAARGAGIAHCPLSNAYFSNAVFPLRAALAKGVRVGLGTDISGGPSASMLDACRWAVAASRMLESGVDPALPPETRGRPSSRIDIRDAFHLATAAGADALDLPVGRFAPGYHFDAVRVDTVAPNGTIRLFDELDAPEDVLAKIVYTASRANLAEVWVAGRRVAGAG
- a CDS encoding HEAT repeat domain-containing protein, which gives rise to MTESTLAMMDFCRGLLSRGESGLALVRAVVRDSSYKARLRACAARVLSPHLEPADVENACSLLLSGKPITRYMAAVALCRTASPASVDALIEALDDDELIADMYWGLYVSDVAALALTRIGGAGQPALAAWGERRRQDLHNPSYRLVAACALARVGDAQGRAVLEELVATQNDYMASDVLEALRDGRETYL